The Chitinophagales bacterium genome contains a region encoding:
- the sucC gene encoding ADP-forming succinate--CoA ligase subunit beta, with amino-acid sequence MNLHEYQAKELLKLHGVTVQEGIAAETTDEAINAAKQLQRERGTKTWVVKAQIHAGGRGKGGGVKVATSMDKVKEKTEQILGMQLITPQTGPAGKKVNKILIAEDVYLGDEKERKEFYISVLLDREMKRNVIIYSTEGGMDIEEVAAKSPERIHKEWIDPKGGLQSFQARKIAFKLQLSGISYKNMVNFITNIYKAYMELDAAMIEINPALKTADNRIIAVDAKVRIDDNAIFRHKEYPGLRDVSEEDPAEVEASKYNLNFIKLDGDVGCMVNGAGLAMATMDMIKLAGGSPANFLDVGGTANAQTTEAGFRIILADPNVKAILINIFGGIVRCDRVAQGIVDAYKNIGTIHIPIIVRLQGTNAELAKEIIDKSGLKVYSAIELKEAADLINKVLTN; translated from the coding sequence ATGAATCTGCATGAATACCAGGCCAAGGAATTGTTAAAGCTTCACGGAGTAACTGTGCAGGAAGGCATAGCAGCTGAAACAACTGATGAGGCAATTAATGCCGCAAAACAATTGCAAAGAGAAAGGGGTACTAAAACGTGGGTTGTGAAGGCACAGATCCACGCGGGGGGACGGGGAAAAGGAGGTGGAGTAAAGGTGGCAACCTCAATGGATAAAGTAAAAGAAAAAACAGAGCAGATCCTGGGCATGCAGCTCATCACACCTCAAACAGGTCCGGCAGGAAAAAAGGTAAATAAAATTTTAATTGCAGAAGATGTGTACCTCGGTGATGAAAAGGAGAGGAAGGAATTTTATATAAGCGTTTTGCTGGACCGTGAAATGAAAAGAAACGTAATTATTTATTCAACTGAGGGAGGAATGGATATTGAAGAGGTAGCGGCAAAATCTCCTGAACGCATTCATAAGGAATGGATTGATCCGAAAGGAGGATTGCAATCTTTTCAGGCAAGGAAAATCGCTTTTAAATTGCAGTTGTCTGGCATTAGTTATAAGAATATGGTAAATTTTATAACTAATATTTATAAAGCATACATGGAGTTGGATGCAGCCATGATTGAAATAAACCCTGCATTAAAAACTGCTGATAACCGTATTATTGCTGTGGATGCTAAGGTAAGGATAGATGATAATGCAATATTCCGGCACAAAGAATATCCGGGTTTACGTGATGTATCGGAGGAAGATCCGGCAGAAGTAGAAGCAAGTAAGTATAATTTAAATTTTATCAAGCTCGATGGGGATGTAGGATGCATGGTGAACGGGGCGGGGCTGGCAATGGCCACCATGGATATGATTAAACTGGCCGGAGGATCTCCGGCAAACTTTTTGGATGTTGGCGGAACGGCGAATGCTCAAACTACCGAAGCCGGATTCCGAATCATTCTTGCTGATCCTAATGTGAAAGCGATATTAATTAACATTTTTGGAGGCATTGTAAGATGCGACCGGGTAGCGCAGGGAATAGTAGATGCATATAAAAATATCGGTACTATCCATATTCCTATTATAGTGCGCCTGCAGGGAACAAACGCGGAGCTGGCAAAAGAGATCATTGATAAATCGGGACTAAAAGTTTATAGTGCCATTGAGCTTAAAGAAGCTGCGGATCTGATTAATAAAGTCCTTACCAATTAA
- a CDS encoding DUF4412 domain-containing protein, with translation MKIFAMVIAALTTLTLTNKPIHAQDAIKEGTVIYAVTADMPEHPEVANMFAGSTSTVSFKPGHIAQVMSIAMSKTQILIDANNNSGVILMDAMGNKAFIKMNEDQLKQRQEDPKNYDVNLTDETKQIAGFNCKNAIIKIKDDTQLEFWYTNDIQTPGSAWKKYSKVDGFPLQYQISRKGIVMTFTATKVNTDPVKDDVFHVSTEGYQEMNFDDFMKMVGGN, from the coding sequence ATGAAAATTTTCGCTATGGTGATTGCAGCTTTAACAACACTCACCTTAACAAATAAACCCATTCATGCTCAAGATGCTATAAAGGAAGGAACAGTGATATATGCAGTTACTGCAGACATGCCTGAGCACCCGGAAGTAGCAAATATGTTCGCCGGAAGCACTTCCACGGTAAGTTTCAAACCGGGACATATTGCCCAGGTAATGAGCATTGCAATGAGCAAGACGCAGATTTTAATAGATGCAAACAATAATTCAGGGGTTATACTTATGGATGCTATGGGCAACAAGGCCTTTATAAAAATGAATGAAGATCAGCTGAAACAGCGGCAGGAAGACCCTAAAAATTATGATGTTAATCTAACGGATGAAACAAAGCAAATTGCCGGGTTTAACTGCAAAAATGCAATTATTAAAATAAAAGATGACACTCAACTGGAATTCTGGTATACGAATGATATTCAAACACCCGGATCCGCATGGAAAAAATATTCAAAGGTTGATGGTTTTCCATTACAGTACCAGATTTCAAGAAAAGGTATTGTAATGACCTTTACCGCAACCAAAGTCAATACGGATCCTGTGAAGGACGATGTGTTCCATGTTTCGACCGAAGGCTACCAGGAAATGAACTTTGATGACTTTATGAAAATGGTGGGAGGAAACTGA
- a CDS encoding ABC transporter ATP-binding protein, producing MIRAVNLHKYYGDLHILKGVYLKIEKGEIISIVGPSGAGKSTLLHILGTLDLANEGKVFYEEEDVFLLKEKKLGSFRNKNIGFVFQFHHLLPEFSALENVCIPAYIGKKNIKDTKEKATALLKYLGLNERLSHKPAELSGGEQQRVAVARALINDPKIVLADEPSGNLDSDAARDLHQLFFELRKTFNQTFVIITHNEELANLADRKLTMKDGVII from the coding sequence ATGATTCGCGCTGTTAACCTTCATAAATATTATGGCGATCTGCATATCCTGAAAGGTGTTTATCTGAAAATTGAAAAAGGGGAAATCATTTCTATTGTGGGTCCTTCGGGCGCTGGTAAAAGCACACTATTGCACATTTTGGGAACCCTGGATCTGGCAAATGAAGGCAAAGTATTTTACGAAGAAGAGGATGTTTTTCTTCTTAAAGAGAAGAAGCTGGGATCTTTTCGGAATAAAAATATCGGGTTTGTTTTTCAATTTCATCATTTGCTTCCGGAATTTTCTGCTTTGGAAAATGTATGTATTCCTGCATACATCGGGAAAAAAAATATAAAAGACACAAAGGAAAAAGCTACTGCGCTTCTGAAGTATCTGGGATTAAATGAACGATTATCCCATAAACCTGCTGAGCTATCCGGTGGTGAGCAGCAAAGAGTAGCAGTTGCGCGCGCCTTAATTAACGACCCTAAAATAGTGCTTGCAGATGAACCTTCAGGAAACCTGGATTCAGATGCAGCACGCGATCTTCATCAGTTATTTTTCGAGCTAAGAAAAACATTCAACCAGACTTTCGTAATCATCACTCATAACGAGGAACTCGCAAACCTTGCTGACAGGAAACTGACGATGAAAGATGGCGTAATTATTTGA
- a CDS encoding RecQ family ATP-dependent DNA helicase translates to MSVYELLKKYWGFSEFRALQEDIITSVLEGNDTLALMPTGGGKSLCFQIPGLYKEGICIVVSPLIALMKDQVANLHKKNIKAIAVYSGMSSGEIDVALDNCIYGRYKFLYCSPERLTTEIFRVRSSKMNINLIAVDEAHCISQWGYDFRPPYLKIDEFRKTLPPVPVIALTATATPAVMEDIIGKLEFTRKKVFRKSFERKNLSYSVLFEENKNDRLVKMLNKVKGSAIVYVRNRRKTKEIAEFLRKKNIAADYYHAGLEYEQRSMRQESWMKGNTRVIVCTNAFGMGIDKPDVRLVTHMDVPDDIESYFQEAGRGGRDGNKSFGVLLYSNSDIINLTDRLEHGLPTVEMLRTIYQALANYYQIAIGAGENVSFDFEISPFCKSYRINPLETLQSLKILEQEGYISVTDAVYIPSRLMITVDKETLYKFEVENKKYELLLRTLLRAYSGIFEEFININEHEIARFTESKWEHVITHLKELQHFHLLQYQPTKNAPQLLFLQARADSHVMKFDYTALKKRHNSHSFRLTAMKQYVTTACKCRSQMLLSYFGEKGAPRCGICDVCLKRNQFGLTDFEFEEITLQIKKMLSLKPCTIQELVNNNIKVKEQKTLKTIQWLLDNEQLNLNDQNEIIWNE, encoded by the coding sequence GTGTCAGTTTACGAATTACTAAAAAAATACTGGGGTTTCAGCGAGTTCCGTGCATTACAGGAAGACATTATAACGTCTGTTTTAGAAGGAAATGATACACTGGCATTAATGCCTACAGGCGGAGGAAAATCACTTTGTTTCCAGATACCGGGCCTTTACAAAGAGGGTATTTGTATTGTAGTATCCCCGCTTATCGCCTTAATGAAAGATCAGGTTGCCAACCTCCATAAAAAGAATATTAAAGCAATTGCCGTTTACAGCGGTATGAGTTCGGGAGAAATTGATGTTGCTTTGGATAATTGCATTTACGGCAGATATAAATTCCTCTATTGTTCTCCGGAGCGGCTGACAACTGAAATATTCAGGGTTCGTTCCTCAAAAATGAATATCAATTTAATTGCCGTAGACGAAGCGCATTGCATTTCACAATGGGGATATGACTTCCGGCCACCTTATTTAAAAATAGATGAATTCCGTAAAACGCTTCCGCCAGTTCCGGTTATTGCGCTTACTGCTACTGCCACTCCTGCTGTAATGGAAGATATAATCGGGAAGCTGGAGTTCACCAGGAAAAAGGTATTTCGAAAAAGCTTTGAGAGAAAAAATCTTTCCTATTCGGTATTGTTTGAGGAAAATAAAAATGACCGGCTGGTAAAGATGCTCAATAAGGTGAAAGGAAGCGCTATAGTGTATGTTCGTAACCGCAGGAAAACCAAAGAGATTGCAGAGTTTCTCAGGAAAAAAAATATTGCTGCAGATTATTATCATGCGGGTTTAGAATATGAGCAGCGCAGCATGAGGCAGGAATCATGGATGAAGGGTAACACACGTGTAATAGTCTGCACCAATGCCTTCGGTATGGGCATCGATAAGCCCGATGTCCGACTGGTTACTCACATGGATGTGCCAGATGACATTGAATCTTATTTCCAGGAGGCCGGGCGTGGAGGCCGGGATGGAAATAAATCATTCGGAGTGTTGCTTTACAGTAATAGTGATATAATCAATCTTACAGACCGCTTAGAGCACGGGTTACCTACGGTTGAAATGCTTCGTACTATTTACCAGGCACTTGCAAATTACTATCAGATTGCAATTGGGGCAGGGGAGAATGTTTCTTTCGATTTTGAAATCTCACCTTTTTGCAAAAGTTACAGGATAAACCCGCTGGAAACATTGCAATCACTTAAAATTCTAGAGCAAGAGGGCTACATCTCTGTCACTGATGCGGTTTATATTCCATCGAGGCTGATGATTACAGTAGATAAGGAAACGCTTTATAAGTTCGAGGTAGAAAATAAAAAGTATGAATTGCTGCTGCGGACCCTGCTGCGCGCCTATTCTGGTATTTTTGAAGAGTTTATTAACATTAATGAGCATGAAATCGCGAGGTTTACCGAGTCTAAATGGGAACATGTTATAACTCACCTCAAAGAACTTCAGCATTTTCACCTGCTGCAATACCAACCTACAAAAAATGCTCCGCAGCTGCTTTTCCTGCAAGCCAGGGCAGACAGCCATGTAATGAAGTTTGATTATACGGCGTTAAAAAAAAGACATAATTCCCACAGCTTCAGGCTTACTGCAATGAAGCAATATGTAACCACAGCTTGTAAATGCAGAAGCCAAATGCTGCTTTCTTATTTTGGAGAAAAAGGTGCTCCGCGATGTGGCATCTGTGATGTTTGTCTTAAGCGAAACCAGTTCGGATTAACAGACTTCGAATTTGAAGAAATCACTTTGCAGATAAAAAAGATGCTCAGCTTAAAGCCCTGCACCATACAGGAGCTGGTGAATAATAATATAAAAGTGAAAGAGCAAAAAACATTGAAAACTATTCAATGGCTGCTTGACAATGAGCAATTGAATTTAAACGATCAGAATGAAATAATCTGGAATGAATAA
- a CDS encoding tetratricopeptide repeat protein, which translates to MSFEKRILYKKTSCFWILLLLNFRLFSQATSLYTDPDIAYKKGLELFQQQKYGAAQSKFRESIYEINSGNEPADHLLMINARYYDAYSSKMLKRPDAELLFTSLTEDFEENPTTRLAYFQLGDIYFNQKKYDKALPWYKKVDPNDLSAEERNTFNFQFGYSYFFKKQFKNAKPYFALIKDVNNQYYYPANYYYGYITYREGNFADALKSFKLVEGSQLYGNFVQYYIANIDFLQGKYDEVINYISSLKPDENLPYYLEMQQLIGKAYFRKGEYDKALPYFNAYFSGTQKLEKADIYEIGFCQYKTKDYTDAINSFKQLNVLNDSLGQNALYLLGDCYLKTNQKSDARLAFGDASKMKFDPFVKQNSFFQYAKLSSELNYHDAALKSLQDFIAQYPKSDFVEEAKEHLSIELLNTSNYRDALGVIRSVSNKTPSIREAYQKIAFSRGTELFNQGDYDGAISLFDESLKNPADAGIQGASYFWKGESFYNLKKYDDAVKHHLQFLEVAKLKSSLPENVSLINADYTLGYSFLKLQQYGDAITYFNKVSTALAASKNDDNKMVADALLRAADCNFVLRNYSAAKSGYQKVMDLKYPGTDYALYQRAIIFGVEGNATDKIAALKQITSGYSSSIYLDDALYELGTTYLSVPSYQNAASVYSQIITSYPSSSYARKAHVKMGLIYFNLNDNTKSLDEYKWVVSHAPNSPESAEALNGIKEVFIDEGNATGYVEFLKNIPNAKVSNASQDSVSYLAAETKFSKGDCNGSVKEFSDYLKSFPNGAFALSAHFYRGECLYQQNQMDQAISDYEFVADQPQGRFSEKALLKAARMNYNNKKDYTKSYNYYKILSGQADYKSDALEAYKGMMYSAYFLNNYSDAENAANLILQINNASTADELEAHYYLGKTALAREDLNTAYNEFLKSSKIKSVIGAESSYQIALIYFKQNNYKQANEQCYTVIKKSPSSDYWIAKSYLLIADIFEVQNDYFQAKSTLQSIIDNYKGSDDIIPTAKDHLDKVLQKESGQSKLKSDDASNETDADSLSKIVRKK; encoded by the coding sequence TTGAGCTTCGAAAAAAGAATACTATATAAAAAGACTTCCTGCTTTTGGATCTTATTGCTTTTAAATTTCCGACTCTTTTCTCAGGCTACTTCACTATATACCGATCCTGATATAGCTTATAAAAAGGGACTAGAATTATTTCAACAGCAGAAATACGGGGCTGCACAATCAAAGTTCAGGGAAAGCATTTACGAAATCAATTCAGGAAATGAACCTGCTGATCATCTGTTAATGATCAATGCACGTTACTACGATGCCTACAGCAGTAAAATGTTAAAACGCCCCGATGCTGAGCTATTATTTACCAGTCTCACTGAAGATTTTGAAGAGAATCCTACCACGCGCCTTGCTTATTTTCAGCTGGGAGATATTTATTTCAATCAAAAGAAATATGATAAAGCATTACCCTGGTATAAAAAGGTAGATCCAAATGATTTAAGTGCTGAGGAGAGAAATACATTCAACTTTCAATTTGGCTATAGTTATTTTTTCAAAAAACAATTTAAAAATGCCAAGCCGTATTTCGCTCTTATCAAAGATGTAAATAACCAATATTACTATCCGGCAAACTACTATTACGGATACATCACCTACAGGGAAGGAAATTTTGCTGATGCTTTAAAGTCATTTAAGCTGGTTGAAGGATCTCAGCTATATGGAAATTTTGTTCAGTACTACATCGCTAATATTGACTTTCTCCAGGGTAAGTACGATGAAGTGATCAACTACATTTCTTCACTGAAGCCAGATGAGAATTTGCCCTATTATCTGGAAATGCAGCAGTTAATCGGCAAGGCGTATTTCAGAAAGGGCGAGTATGATAAAGCGTTACCCTATTTCAATGCATATTTTAGTGGCACTCAAAAGCTGGAAAAAGCAGACATATATGAGATTGGATTCTGCCAGTATAAAACAAAAGATTATACAGATGCTATTAACAGCTTCAAGCAATTAAATGTCCTGAATGATTCCCTTGGTCAAAATGCATTATACCTATTAGGTGACTGCTATCTGAAAACCAATCAGAAGTCTGATGCAAGGCTGGCTTTTGGCGATGCATCAAAAATGAAATTCGATCCTTTTGTGAAGCAAAATTCATTCTTTCAATATGCCAAGCTTTCTTCTGAGTTGAATTACCATGATGCAGCACTGAAATCATTGCAGGATTTCATTGCTCAATATCCTAAATCTGATTTTGTAGAAGAAGCTAAAGAACATTTAAGTATCGAACTATTAAACACCAGCAATTATCGCGATGCTTTAGGAGTGATAAGAAGCGTCTCGAATAAGACACCCAGTATCCGCGAAGCGTATCAGAAAATAGCCTTTTCACGAGGCACCGAATTATTTAATCAGGGTGATTACGATGGAGCTATCAGCCTGTTTGACGAATCATTGAAGAATCCCGCGGACGCTGGTATCCAGGGGGCTTCTTATTTCTGGAAGGGAGAATCCTTCTACAACTTAAAAAAGTATGATGATGCGGTTAAGCATCATTTACAATTTCTTGAAGTAGCCAAACTTAAATCCTCACTTCCTGAAAATGTTTCTTTAATTAATGCTGATTATACACTGGGCTATTCGTTCTTAAAATTGCAGCAATACGGCGACGCAATAACCTATTTTAATAAAGTGAGCACTGCACTTGCTGCATCAAAGAACGACGACAATAAAATGGTTGCGGATGCTTTGCTCAGGGCAGCTGATTGTAATTTTGTTCTCAGGAATTATTCAGCAGCAAAATCAGGATACCAGAAAGTAATGGATCTAAAATATCCCGGTACTGATTATGCATTGTACCAGAGAGCTATAATTTTTGGGGTTGAAGGGAATGCCACAGATAAAATTGCTGCTTTAAAGCAAATTACAAGCGGATATTCATCCTCTATTTATCTTGATGATGCTCTCTATGAGCTGGGGACAACTTATTTATCTGTTCCTTCTTACCAGAATGCAGCAAGTGTATATAGTCAGATTATTACCAGCTATCCCAGTAGCAGCTACGCCAGAAAAGCACACGTAAAAATGGGGTTAATTTATTTTAACTTAAATGATAATACCAAATCACTGGATGAGTATAAATGGGTGGTAAGCCATGCACCCAATTCGCCGGAGAGTGCTGAAGCGCTAAATGGAATAAAGGAGGTGTTTATAGACGAAGGGAATGCTACAGGTTACGTGGAGTTTTTAAAAAATATTCCAAATGCCAAAGTATCCAATGCCTCACAGGACTCTGTCTCCTATCTTGCGGCAGAAACAAAGTTCAGCAAAGGTGACTGCAATGGATCCGTAAAAGAGTTTTCTGATTACCTAAAGTCATTTCCCAATGGAGCCTTTGCCTTATCCGCGCATTTCTACAGGGGAGAATGCCTTTATCAGCAAAATCAAATGGACCAGGCAATAAGCGATTATGAATTCGTGGCAGATCAGCCGCAGGGCCGCTTCTCCGAAAAGGCATTGCTAAAAGCAGCCCGCATGAATTATAATAATAAGAAAGATTATACAAAAAGCTATAATTACTATAAAATATTAAGCGGGCAGGCCGATTATAAAAGTGATGCTCTGGAAGCATACAAGGGTATGATGTACAGTGCTTATTTCCTGAACAATTATTCAGATGCTGAAAATGCAGCGAACCTGATTCTGCAAATTAATAATGCAAGCACTGCTGATGAGCTGGAGGCTCATTATTACCTCGGAAAAACCGCTCTTGCGCGGGAGGACTTAAACACCGCTTACAATGAATTTTTAAAATCATCCAAAATAAAAAGTGTTATAGGCGCCGAATCCAGTTACCAGATAGCACTGATTTATTTTAAGCAGAACAATTATAAGCAGGCCAACGAACAGTGTTATACGGTAATTAAAAAGTCTCCCAGTTCAGATTACTGGATTGCAAAATCCTATCTTCTTATTGCCGATATCTTCGAAGTGCAAAATGATTATTTCCAGGCCAAATCAACACTTCAAAGCATTATAGATAATTATAAAGGAAGTGATGATATTATTCCAACTGCGAAAGATCATCTCGATAAGGTACTGCAAAAGGAATCCGGTCAGTCTAAATTAAAATCCGATGACGCTTCAAATGAAACAGACGCTGATTCTCTTTCAAAAATTGTCAGGAAAAAATAA
- a CDS encoding carboxypeptidase-like regulatory domain-containing protein: MQPGKIFTLMIFVALFSVTTHAQAPSGIIRGVVYDKGNGEPVIYTNVVLKGTTLGAQTNEDGIYNISSVPPGDYTLFCSQIGYDTVQITLTLKSNQIINEKIFLKKLTIELTNIDITARREEKKTETQVSMTKISTKDIYRIPSIGGSADLAQYLQVLPGVISTGDQGGELYIRGGTPIQNKVLLDGMTIYNPFHSIGLFSVFETDIIRSVNVFTGGFSGEYGDRLSAVIDVTTRDGNKKRFAGIIGASPFLGKLILEGPLSKQKENGSSISYLFTGKTSYLDQTSKALYSYIDSSGLPYSFTDLYGKISFNGANGSKLSLFGFNYRDNVNYQHISKFNWNSFGFGAKFVVVPGSSKVLIGGTLSYSNYKISLKEADGKPRTSNINGFDLNTDFTYFISHGEIKYGFDIGGISTDFNLYNTVLNLNVGDHQNTTELSGYFLYRQVIRDRLVIEPSIRLQYYASLPAFSPEPRLSIKYSFSESFRLKAAAGIYSQNLISTKSDQDIVNLFTGFLSGPDQTLKDINGQPVNTNLQRAYQSVLGAEVDINKNLELTVEPYYKYFGELIELNRNKLLPTDPDYQVETGKAYGVDFLAKYNYSHYYLWIAYSLGFVRHNNGTQIYPTHYDRRHNINVVASYTWGKANSWEIDARFNYGSGFPFTKTQGFYENVNFLNGINTSYITQNGTLGILYDDSLNTGRLPSYFRMDIAAKKHWQISENSTLEANVSIINVFDRENIFYFDRIRYIRVNQLPILPSIGLTFSF; this comes from the coding sequence ATGCAACCCGGAAAAATTTTTACCCTGATGATTTTTGTAGCATTGTTTTCAGTTACCACTCACGCGCAGGCGCCTAGCGGCATCATCAGAGGTGTAGTGTATGATAAAGGCAACGGCGAACCGGTAATCTATACGAATGTAGTGTTAAAAGGCACTACGCTTGGGGCTCAAACGAATGAAGACGGTATCTATAATATTTCAAGTGTTCCTCCTGGCGATTATACCCTTTTCTGCAGTCAAATAGGCTACGATACTGTACAAATTACATTGACCCTAAAAAGCAATCAAATTATAAATGAAAAAATTTTCCTTAAAAAACTCACAATAGAGCTGACGAATATTGATATCACTGCACGGCGCGAAGAGAAGAAGACCGAGACCCAGGTTTCCATGACAAAAATTTCTACTAAGGATATCTATCGCATCCCTTCCATTGGCGGTTCGGCGGACCTTGCTCAGTACCTGCAGGTGCTTCCGGGAGTTATTTCCACAGGAGATCAGGGAGGTGAATTATACATCCGCGGAGGTACGCCGATTCAGAATAAAGTGCTGCTCGATGGCATGACTATTTATAATCCATTCCACTCCATCGGCTTATTTTCTGTGTTTGAGACCGATATAATTCGCAGTGTAAATGTTTTTACAGGTGGCTTCAGCGGCGAATATGGTGACCGGCTTTCGGCGGTTATTGATGTTACTACACGTGATGGAAATAAAAAACGCTTTGCGGGTATTATTGGAGCAAGTCCATTTTTAGGTAAACTCATTCTGGAAGGTCCTCTCTCAAAACAAAAAGAGAATGGCTCAAGTATTTCCTATTTGTTCACGGGAAAAACTTCTTACCTCGATCAAACTTCAAAGGCACTTTACAGTTATATCGATTCAAGCGGCTTACCCTACAGCTTCACCGATTTGTATGGAAAGATATCCTTCAACGGGGCAAACGGCAGCAAGCTCTCCCTTTTTGGATTCAACTACAGGGATAATGTGAACTACCAGCACATTTCGAAATTCAATTGGAACTCATTCGGGTTCGGGGCTAAATTCGTAGTTGTACCGGGGAGTTCCAAGGTGCTGATAGGAGGAACCCTTTCCTATTCAAATTATAAGATTTCCCTCAAAGAAGCAGATGGAAAACCAAGGACCAGTAACATTAATGGATTTGATCTGAACACAGATTTCACCTATTTCATTTCTCATGGAGAAATAAAATATGGTTTCGATATAGGCGGAATCAGCACAGATTTCAATTTGTATAATACCGTTCTCAACTTAAATGTAGGAGACCATCAAAATACTACAGAGCTATCCGGTTATTTTTTATATCGCCAGGTTATCCGCGATCGCCTCGTAATAGAACCTAGTATACGTTTGCAGTATTATGCCTCACTTCCTGCCTTTTCACCGGAGCCGCGCCTGTCGATAAAATATAGCTTCTCCGAGTCATTCCGTTTAAAGGCAGCTGCCGGAATTTATTCGCAAAATCTCATCAGCACTAAGTCTGATCAGGATATAGTGAATCTCTTTACAGGATTTCTCTCAGGGCCGGATCAGACATTAAAAGACATTAACGGTCAACCTGTAAATACCAACTTGCAGAGGGCTTATCAATCTGTGCTGGGAGCGGAAGTGGATATAAATAAAAACCTCGAATTGACCGTGGAGCCTTATTATAAATACTTCGGGGAACTGATTGAATTGAACAGGAATAAGTTATTGCCTACAGATCCGGACTACCAAGTTGAAACAGGAAAAGCATACGGAGTAGACTTTCTCGCAAAATATAATTACAGCCATTATTACTTGTGGATAGCCTACTCCCTCGGCTTTGTACGGCATAATAACGGTACGCAGATTTATCCTACTCACTACGATCGCCGTCATAATATAAATGTGGTTGCCTCGTACACATGGGGGAAGGCAAACAGTTGGGAAATTGATGCGCGGTTTAATTATGGCTCTGGTTTCCCTTTTACAAAAACCCAGGGCTTTTATGAAAATGTAAATTTTCTGAATGGCATTAACACATCTTATATCACTCAAAACGGAACCTTAGGTATCCTGTACGATGATAGCCTGAATACCGGCCGTCTGCCTTCATATTTCCGTATGGATATTGCAGCAAAAAAACACTGGCAAATTTCCGAGAATTCGACTCTTGAAGCCAATGTGAGCATCATCAACGTATTTGACCGTGAAAATATTTTTTATTTCGACAGGATACGCTACATACGCGTCAATCAATTACCCATACTACCGAGCATAGGTTTAACGTTTAGCTTCTAA